In a single window of the Bacillus mycoides genome:
- a CDS encoding NAD(P)/FAD-dependent oxidoreductase, with amino-acid sequence MKTPKIVVLGAGYGGMITTVRLQKTLSVSEAEITLVNNNSYHYQATWLHESAAGTLQDDKICLDIQDVIDTNKVNFVQDTVVEIKAAEKRIILKDGELEYDYLVIGLGFESETFGIKGLKEHAFSITNINATRQIREHMEEKFAQYATEKRDELVTIVVGGAGFTGIEYVGELANRIPELCKEYDVPREKARIICVEAAPTALPGFDPALVEYAVKQLEKKGVEFRIGTAIKEATEEGIIVANGDDAELLKSETVVWAAGVRGNGIVEESGFEAMRGRIKVDEYMHAPGHEDVFMVGDAALIINEEINRPYPPTAQIAIQEGYNIAHNLTVLVRGKGEMKKFAFDNKGSVCSLGHDDAMGVVMGKKLTGWKASFMKKVIDNRYLFLLGGPLLVLKKGKLKFF; translated from the coding sequence GTGAAGACTCCAAAAATCGTAGTTTTAGGTGCAGGTTATGGCGGGATGATTACGACTGTTCGTCTGCAAAAAACATTATCTGTAAGTGAAGCTGAAATTACGTTAGTAAACAACAACAGCTATCACTACCAAGCAACTTGGTTACATGAGAGTGCAGCTGGTACATTACAAGATGATAAAATCTGTCTAGATATTCAAGACGTTATCGATACAAATAAAGTGAACTTTGTACAAGATACAGTAGTAGAGATTAAAGCTGCTGAAAAACGTATTATCTTAAAAGATGGTGAATTAGAGTATGATTACTTAGTAATCGGTCTTGGTTTCGAATCAGAAACGTTCGGAATTAAAGGATTAAAAGAGCATGCATTCTCAATCACTAACATTAATGCAACTCGTCAAATTCGTGAGCATATGGAAGAAAAATTCGCTCAATATGCGACTGAAAAACGTGATGAGTTAGTAACAATCGTTGTTGGTGGCGCTGGATTTACTGGTATCGAGTACGTAGGTGAGCTTGCAAATCGTATTCCTGAACTTTGCAAAGAGTACGATGTTCCACGTGAAAAAGCACGTATCATCTGTGTAGAAGCTGCTCCAACAGCACTTCCTGGTTTCGATCCAGCATTAGTAGAGTACGCTGTAAAACAACTTGAGAAAAAAGGTGTAGAATTCCGCATCGGTACAGCAATTAAGGAAGCAACTGAAGAAGGTATTATCGTTGCCAACGGTGATGATGCTGAACTTCTTAAATCTGAAACTGTAGTTTGGGCTGCAGGTGTTCGTGGTAATGGTATTGTGGAAGAGTCTGGATTTGAAGCAATGCGCGGACGTATTAAAGTGGATGAGTACATGCACGCTCCAGGTCATGAAGATGTATTCATGGTTGGTGATGCAGCGTTAATCATCAACGAAGAGATTAACCGTCCATACCCACCAACAGCACAGATTGCAATTCAAGAAGGTTATAATATTGCACACAATTTAACTGTGTTAGTTCGCGGCAAAGGTGAAATGAAAAAGTTCGCATTTGATAATAAAGGATCTGTATGTTCATTAGGTCATGACGATGCAATGGGCGTTGTTATGGGTAAAAAGTTAACAGGTTGGAAAGCTTCATTCATGAAGAAAGTAATCGACAACCGTTACTTATTCTTACTAGGCGGACCTTTATTAGTTCTTAAAAAAGGTAAATTGAAGTTCTTTTAA
- a CDS encoding NUDIX hydrolase, with protein MGKRGKVWLAVSGLVATEDGRWLFVKKKYGGLKGQWSLPAGFVNEGETVDEAVKREILEETGIVAHVKGIIGIRSGVIHNEISDNMIIFLLEPEGEDVIVQEKELSEVAFLHPENIADDQNTSVLIKYLLEGRAESHFEMDKTLNPGEQFGYTAYHVFTAYAKEREKK; from the coding sequence ATGGGGAAGCGAGGGAAAGTGTGGTTAGCTGTCAGTGGCTTAGTAGCTACAGAAGATGGGAGATGGCTATTCGTTAAGAAAAAATACGGTGGATTGAAAGGGCAATGGTCTTTACCTGCTGGTTTTGTTAATGAAGGCGAGACTGTTGATGAAGCTGTGAAACGTGAAATTTTGGAAGAGACAGGCATTGTTGCTCATGTAAAGGGGATTATTGGTATTCGCTCAGGTGTTATTCATAATGAAATTAGTGATAATATGATTATTTTTCTTCTAGAGCCAGAGGGAGAAGACGTTATCGTACAGGAGAAAGAATTGTCGGAAGTAGCTTTTTTACATCCAGAAAATATTGCAGATGATCAAAATACTTCTGTACTCATCAAATATTTATTAGAAGGAAGAGCAGAGTCGCATTTTGAAATGGACAAAACATTAAATCCAGGAGAGCAATTTGGTTATACGGCTTATCATGTGTTTACGGCGTATGCGAAGGAGAGGGAGAAGAAGTGA
- a CDS encoding YuiB family protein yields MSIPVLLISMMLFFILFFGIGFLLNMILRATWVMVIVYPIICMLIINKASVWDYFSKPKETFSSFGTSVSHLGHADVFILSTGLVGAALAGIIIKKLRKSGYQMF; encoded by the coding sequence GTGAGTATACCGGTACTACTTATTTCAATGATGTTGTTCTTTATTTTATTTTTTGGAATTGGATTTTTACTCAACATGATTTTGCGAGCTACGTGGGTAATGGTTATTGTATATCCGATTATTTGTATGCTTATTATTAATAAAGCGAGTGTATGGGACTATTTTTCAAAGCCAAAAGAAACATTTTCTTCATTTGGGACAAGTGTATCGCATTTAGGACACGCAGATGTGTTTATTCTATCTACTGGATTAGTAGGTGCTGCTTTAGCAGGAATCATAATTAAAAAACTTCGAAAAAGTGGATATCAAATGTTTTAA
- a CDS encoding 3D domain-containing protein has protein sequence MLKRYCIRIMMTCLLAFALCVTWQAFTGVSLLEIIKLYEGTSVKEVHAAEIEKKVAPSKEVINALEQANDWSKYRVIEMTATGYTSGIESTGKRPGHPEYGITYSGVKAKRDLYSTIAADLRVFPLGTILFVPGYGYGVVADKGGAIKGNRLDLYYDTVKDVYSQWGKKKVNVYIVKIGNGKFSEEELTMLNQDETMQVFRGQYLKQR, from the coding sequence ATGTTAAAACGATATTGTATTCGCATTATGATGACTTGTTTACTTGCATTCGCATTATGCGTAACATGGCAGGCTTTCACAGGAGTTTCTTTATTAGAGATTATAAAATTATATGAAGGAACAAGTGTAAAAGAAGTACATGCAGCAGAAATTGAGAAAAAAGTTGCTCCGAGTAAAGAAGTGATAAATGCTTTAGAGCAGGCAAATGACTGGTCTAAATATCGTGTTATAGAAATGACTGCAACTGGTTATACATCAGGTATAGAGTCGACTGGAAAGAGGCCGGGGCATCCAGAGTATGGCATTACATATTCAGGTGTTAAAGCAAAAAGGGATTTATATTCCACAATCGCTGCCGATTTACGCGTATTCCCGCTTGGGACAATTCTATTCGTGCCAGGTTACGGATATGGTGTTGTAGCTGATAAGGGCGGTGCTATAAAAGGAAATCGTCTCGATTTATATTATGATACGGTGAAAGATGTTTATAGCCAATGGGGTAAGAAAAAAGTAAATGTGTATATAGTGAAAATAGGAAATGGCAAGTTTTCGGAAGAAGAGTTAACGATGTTAAATCAAGACGAAACGATGCAAGTGTTTCGTGGACAATATTTAAAACAAAGATAG
- the pepA gene encoding cytosol aminopeptidase, with translation MFQVQKELVSHEAVIVALFEEDKKSSFVQELDKAFEGQLQVLLEEKELSTKKKAISKVHSLAKTNVKRYYFVGLGKKESYTTETLRAALGKAFKALQAAKVQDAAILLDSFVTDKLDAIDVAHIAAEVQGLGTYELQTYKTDKKDRVELEKFTAITAEDAQEIEAALTVGYVHGRATNSARTLVNMPPNVLTATKLAEYAVELAEKYDMDYKVLEKEEMEELGMGALLAVNQGSTEPPKMIALIYKGKEEWKDVIGFVGKGITYDTGGYSLKPREGMVGMKGDMGGAAAVLGAMEIIGELRPEQNVIAVIPSTDNVVSGTAFKPDDVITSMSGKTIEVLNTDAEGRLALADGITYAKKLGANYLVDVATLTGGVIVALGNHTTGAMTNNEELFEQVLEASMETDEPIWQLPIFERDKERVKNSKFADLNNSPGREGHAVMAGTFLGEFAEETPWVHLDIAGTSETSGAHDLGPSGATGAMVRTLATLVERFGEE, from the coding sequence ATGTTTCAAGTACAAAAAGAATTAGTAAGTCATGAAGCGGTAATTGTTGCCTTATTTGAAGAAGATAAAAAGAGTAGCTTTGTACAAGAACTGGATAAAGCGTTTGAAGGACAATTACAAGTTTTATTAGAAGAAAAAGAACTTTCAACTAAGAAGAAAGCCATTTCAAAAGTACATAGCTTAGCAAAAACAAATGTTAAACGTTATTATTTTGTTGGTTTAGGTAAGAAAGAGTCATATACAACGGAAACGTTACGTGCTGCTCTTGGTAAGGCGTTTAAAGCATTACAAGCAGCAAAAGTACAAGATGCAGCAATCTTACTTGATTCTTTCGTGACAGATAAATTAGATGCGATTGATGTAGCTCATATTGCGGCAGAAGTACAAGGTCTTGGTACATATGAATTACAAACGTATAAAACAGATAAAAAGGATCGTGTAGAATTAGAGAAGTTTACGGCTATTACAGCAGAAGATGCACAAGAAATTGAAGCAGCATTAACTGTAGGATACGTACATGGACGTGCAACGAATTCAGCTCGTACGCTTGTAAATATGCCGCCAAACGTATTAACAGCGACAAAGCTTGCTGAGTATGCAGTTGAATTAGCAGAAAAATACGATATGGATTATAAGGTTCTTGAGAAAGAAGAGATGGAAGAGCTTGGTATGGGTGCATTACTTGCAGTAAACCAAGGATCTACTGAACCGCCAAAAATGATTGCTCTTATTTATAAAGGAAAAGAAGAGTGGAAAGATGTAATTGGATTTGTTGGAAAAGGGATTACATATGATACAGGCGGTTATTCTTTAAAACCACGTGAAGGCATGGTTGGTATGAAAGGTGATATGGGCGGAGCTGCAGCTGTTCTTGGCGCGATGGAGATCATCGGTGAACTTCGTCCAGAGCAAAATGTAATTGCTGTTATTCCATCAACTGACAACGTTGTAAGTGGTACAGCATTTAAGCCAGATGATGTTATTACATCTATGAGCGGAAAAACAATTGAAGTATTAAATACAGATGCAGAAGGTCGCCTAGCGTTAGCTGACGGTATTACGTATGCGAAGAAACTTGGCGCAAATTACTTAGTTGATGTTGCAACATTAACAGGCGGTGTAATTGTTGCACTTGGAAATCATACAACAGGCGCGATGACAAATAATGAAGAATTGTTTGAACAAGTGTTAGAGGCTTCTATGGAAACGGATGAGCCAATTTGGCAATTGCCGATTTTTGAACGTGATAAAGAACGTGTCAAAAACAGTAAATTTGCTGATTTAAATAACTCACCAGGCCGTGAAGGACATGCGGTTATGGCTGGGACATTCCTTGGTGAATTTGCAGAAGAAACACCATGGGTACACTTAGACATCGCTGGAACATCTGAAACATCAGGAGCACATGATTTAGGACCATCTGGAGCAACAGGTGCAATGGTGCGTACACTTGCAACACTTGTTGAGCGTTTCGGAGAAGAATAA
- the cdaS gene encoding sporulation-specific diadenylate cyclase CdaS, whose protein sequence is MQEWGLSEELKIKTKQMIEIAEKELSNMKHAIDKEDECILCKMEDIHHMLTNVQTLAATYYIQAYLSPYTESSHFITTAVQHLSARKHGALIIVERSDAIDSFIQTGTTLNAHLTAPLLESIFYPGNPLHDGAVLIKNNHIVSAANILPLTKSMEINPELGTRHRAAIGLSEKIDALILVVSEETGRTSFALGGTLYTISL, encoded by the coding sequence ATGCAAGAATGGGGCTTGTCAGAAGAGCTCAAAATAAAAACAAAGCAGATGATTGAAATTGCTGAAAAAGAATTATCAAACATGAAGCATGCAATCGATAAAGAAGATGAATGTATTTTATGTAAAATGGAAGATATTCATCATATGTTAACAAATGTACAGACGTTAGCAGCTACATATTATATTCAAGCATATTTATCACCTTATACGGAAAGTTCACATTTCATCACTACAGCTGTCCAACATTTAAGCGCTCGAAAACACGGTGCTCTTATTATTGTGGAACGAAGTGACGCTATTGATTCTTTCATTCAAACTGGAACGACATTAAACGCACACTTAACCGCGCCACTACTTGAATCGATTTTTTATCCAGGGAACCCTCTTCATGACGGAGCCGTTCTCATTAAAAATAATCATATTGTCTCAGCAGCTAATATTCTCCCATTAACAAAAAGCATGGAAATCAATCCTGAGCTAGGAACACGTCATAGGGCTGCAATTGGCTTATCCGAGAAAATTGATGCACTTATATTAGTTGTCTCTGAGGAAACAGGGCGTACTTCATTCGCTTTAGGCGGGACGTTATATACGATTTCTTTATAG
- a CDS encoding phospho-sugar mutase yields MNWKQEFSRWLSYAELDAELKEQLENMKQDEKKIEDSFYKNLEFGTGGMRGELGAGTNRLNVYTVRKATKGLAMFIEKLGEEAKKRGVVVAYDSRHKSPEFAMEVAATLGAHGITTYVFESLRPTPVLSFAVRHLHTASGIVLTASHNPPEYNGYKVYGEDGGQLPPKEADELISYVNAVENELTVEVADVEQLKADGLLHIIGQEVDDAYAAELNNVIINKEMVKEVGKDLKIVFTPLHGTSNISVRRGLEEVGFTDVTVVKEQELPDPNFSTVKSPNPEEHAAFEYAIRDGEKVGADVLIATDPDADRLGVAVRNHDGEFQVLTGNQTGALMLDYLLSQKKENGTLPENGVVLKTIVTSEIGRTIAKAYGLDTVDTLTGFKFIGEKIKQYEESGQYEFQFGYEESYGYLIRPFCRDKDAVQSVLFACEVAAYYKSQGKTLYDGLLEVFKKYGFFREDLVSLTLKGKDGAEQIQKMMATFRENPPKEVAGLTVVAVEDYKESIITTLQDGNKEEIHLPKSNVLKYQLEDSSWFCLRPSGTEPKIKFYFGVQDDSLQNSEQKLLTIKEDIMNCL; encoded by the coding sequence ATGAATTGGAAACAAGAATTTAGTCGCTGGCTTTCATATGCAGAATTAGACGCAGAATTAAAAGAACAGCTAGAAAACATGAAGCAAGATGAGAAGAAAATCGAGGATAGCTTTTATAAAAATCTAGAGTTCGGAACAGGTGGTATGCGTGGTGAACTTGGTGCTGGTACGAACCGTTTAAATGTATATACAGTTCGTAAAGCAACAAAAGGATTAGCTATGTTTATTGAAAAACTAGGTGAAGAAGCGAAAAAACGCGGTGTTGTTGTCGCGTATGATTCTCGTCATAAATCACCTGAATTCGCAATGGAAGTAGCTGCTACTCTTGGTGCACACGGTATTACAACATATGTATTTGAAAGCTTACGTCCAACACCAGTGCTTTCTTTCGCAGTTCGTCATTTACATACAGCAAGTGGAATCGTTCTTACGGCAAGCCATAATCCGCCCGAATATAACGGTTATAAAGTATATGGTGAAGATGGTGGCCAGTTGCCTCCAAAGGAAGCTGATGAGTTAATTAGCTACGTAAATGCAGTAGAGAATGAATTAACAGTTGAAGTTGCTGATGTTGAGCAATTAAAAGCTGACGGTTTATTACATATAATTGGACAAGAAGTAGATGATGCTTATGCAGCAGAATTGAACAATGTCATTATTAATAAAGAGATGGTGAAAGAAGTAGGAAAAGATTTAAAAATCGTCTTTACACCATTGCATGGAACATCAAATATTTCGGTACGCCGTGGTTTAGAAGAAGTTGGATTTACAGATGTAACAGTTGTAAAAGAGCAAGAGTTACCAGATCCAAATTTCTCTACAGTAAAATCACCAAACCCAGAAGAGCATGCAGCGTTTGAGTATGCAATTCGCGACGGTGAAAAAGTAGGCGCAGATGTGTTAATCGCAACAGATCCTGATGCAGACCGTCTAGGTGTAGCAGTTCGCAATCACGATGGTGAGTTCCAAGTATTAACTGGTAACCAAACAGGTGCGTTAATGCTTGATTACTTATTATCACAAAAGAAGGAAAACGGAACGCTTCCAGAAAACGGTGTTGTTTTAAAAACAATCGTAACGTCTGAAATTGGCCGTACAATCGCAAAAGCATACGGTTTAGATACAGTTGATACGTTAACTGGATTTAAATTTATCGGTGAAAAAATTAAACAGTATGAAGAAAGCGGACAATATGAATTCCAATTCGGTTATGAGGAAAGCTACGGTTATTTAATCCGTCCATTCTGCCGTGATAAAGATGCGGTGCAATCCGTCCTATTTGCATGTGAAGTAGCTGCATACTACAAATCACAAGGTAAAACGTTATACGATGGTCTGCTAGAAGTATTTAAGAAGTATGGGTTCTTCCGTGAGGACCTTGTATCGTTAACGTTAAAAGGAAAAGATGGTGCCGAACAGATTCAAAAGATGATGGCAACATTCCGTGAGAATCCTCCGAAAGAAGTAGCTGGTTTAACAGTTGTTGCAGTTGAGGATTATAAAGAAAGCATCATTACAACGTTACAAGATGGAAATAAGGAAGAGATTCACTTACCGAAATCAAATGTGTTAAAATATCAATTAGAAGATAGTTCTTGGTTCTGCTTACGTCCATCTGGAACAGAGCCGAAAATTAAATTCTACTTTGGTGTACAAGATGATTCCTTACAAAATAGTGAACAAAAGTTACTTACTATTAAAGAAGATATTATGAATTGTTTATAA
- the galU gene encoding UTP--glucose-1-phosphate uridylyltransferase GalU, which yields MKKVRKAIIPAAGLGTRFLPATKAMPKEMLPIVDKPTIQYIVEEAVKSGIEDIIIVTGKGKRSIEDHFDNAFELEQNLLEKKKYELLEKVQASSKMVDIHYIRQKEPKGLGHAVWCARKFIGDEPFAVLLGDDIVQAEKPCLRQLMDEYDKTLSSVIGVQTVPEAETHRYGIIDPLEQEGRRYQVRKFVEKPAQGTAPSNLAIMGRYILTPEIFMFLEQQQVGAGGEIQLTDAIQSLNEIQRVFAYDFEGKRYDVGEKLGFVQTTIEMALQHPELRDDMLVMMKKVLDEQMKQES from the coding sequence ATGAAAAAAGTGAGAAAAGCAATTATCCCGGCAGCGGGATTAGGAACACGCTTTTTACCAGCAACGAAAGCAATGCCAAAAGAAATGCTTCCAATTGTAGATAAACCAACAATTCAATACATCGTAGAAGAAGCAGTAAAATCAGGCATCGAAGATATTATTATCGTTACTGGTAAAGGAAAGCGCTCTATCGAAGATCATTTTGATAACGCATTTGAATTAGAGCAAAACTTATTAGAGAAGAAAAAGTATGAGTTACTTGAAAAAGTACAAGCTTCTTCTAAAATGGTAGATATCCATTACATTCGACAAAAAGAACCAAAAGGATTAGGACATGCTGTTTGGTGCGCACGTAAATTCATTGGTGATGAGCCGTTTGCAGTATTATTAGGCGATGATATCGTTCAAGCTGAAAAACCATGTTTACGTCAATTAATGGACGAGTATGACAAAACACTTTCTTCTGTTATTGGTGTACAAACTGTTCCTGAAGCAGAAACACATCGCTATGGAATTATTGATCCGTTAGAGCAAGAGGGACGTCGTTATCAAGTTCGTAAATTCGTTGAGAAACCAGCGCAAGGTACTGCGCCTTCAAACTTAGCGATTATGGGACGTTACATTTTAACTCCTGAAATCTTTATGTTCTTGGAACAGCAACAAGTTGGAGCGGGTGGCGAAATTCAGTTAACGGATGCAATTCAAAGCTTAAATGAAATTCAACGTGTATTTGCATATGATTTTGAAGGAAAGCGTTATGACGTTGGTGAAAAATTAGGATTTGTTCAAACGACAATTGAAATGGCATTGCAACACCCAGAATTACGTGATGATATGCTAGTAATGATGAAGAAAGTTTTAGACGAGCAAATGAAGCAAGAGTCTTAA
- a CDS encoding biotin transporter BioY, protein MKKLHVLDLALAAMFVALMAIGANIVSWAPFLQIAGIPLSMQPFFAILAGLLLGSRLGALSMTVYMLVGVAGAPIFANFKAGFGALLDPTGGFIIAFIIVAYVSGKLVEQKERPTFSTFAISSFVGIILTYIIGTTYMYGAVNIFMGGNMSYKAAWMIMMWFAVKDIAFTIIGAIIAPRIYYAVRRSAYQHSHSTIS, encoded by the coding sequence ATGAAGAAGCTTCATGTTTTAGATTTAGCATTAGCTGCCATGTTCGTCGCTCTTATGGCTATTGGTGCAAATATTGTATCGTGGGCACCATTCTTACAAATAGCGGGCATTCCATTATCTATGCAACCATTTTTCGCAATTTTAGCAGGTCTTCTTCTTGGGAGTAGACTTGGGGCATTATCAATGACTGTTTACATGCTTGTTGGAGTAGCAGGTGCGCCAATCTTCGCTAACTTCAAAGCTGGATTTGGAGCACTTTTAGATCCTACTGGTGGTTTTATTATCGCATTTATTATCGTTGCTTACGTATCAGGAAAACTAGTAGAACAAAAAGAACGACCAACATTCAGCACCTTTGCAATTTCTTCTTTCGTCGGAATCATTTTAACGTATATTATCGGTACTACTTATATGTACGGGGCAGTCAATATTTTCATGGGTGGTAATATGAGTTATAAAGCTGCCTGGATGATTATGATGTGGTTCGCAGTAAAGGATATTGCGTTTACAATTATCGGCGCTATTATCGCACCTCGCATATACTATGCTGTACGTCGTTCCGCTTATCAGCATTCTCATTCGACGATTTCATAA
- a CDS encoding DUF3298 and DUF4163 domain-containing protein, whose product MKQKFCILLLMFSLLTIVPNCAIAAKASNLTINVKTVTQKGKKPYIEYQINRPSFHNFSDSKFQNKLNSYYKNSTTKFKSKLEKEAKKYYEETEGSSTPFHPYVANVDYKVALNKPPFLSLYVNYYQYTGGAHGLYTWKANTFDLNEKKLLHLDDLFQQEDKYKEIIRTEIVRQIKQNESIYFPDAVEKVTSTKKFHYFLEPDNLVIYFSLYEIAPYSSGIPQFRIPYTLLRDYLKPSYQNILIDNK is encoded by the coding sequence ATGAAACAGAAATTTTGTATACTATTGCTTATGTTCTCCTTGCTGACTATTGTACCAAATTGTGCAATAGCAGCCAAAGCATCCAACCTGACAATCAATGTTAAGACTGTAACGCAAAAAGGTAAGAAACCTTATATAGAATATCAAATTAATAGGCCTTCCTTTCACAACTTTTCTGATTCAAAATTTCAAAATAAGCTGAATTCCTATTACAAAAACTCTACTACTAAATTTAAAAGTAAATTAGAAAAAGAAGCGAAGAAATATTATGAGGAAACAGAAGGATCTAGCACACCTTTTCATCCATACGTTGCAAATGTTGACTATAAAGTAGCTTTAAACAAACCACCTTTCCTCAGCCTATATGTGAATTACTATCAATATACAGGCGGAGCGCACGGACTGTATACGTGGAAGGCAAATACATTTGATTTAAACGAAAAAAAATTATTACACTTAGACGATTTATTTCAACAAGAGGATAAATATAAAGAAATAATTCGCACAGAGATTGTAAGACAAATTAAACAAAATGAAAGCATTTATTTTCCTGATGCAGTCGAAAAAGTAACGAGCACTAAAAAGTTTCACTACTTTTTAGAACCGGATAATCTTGTAATTTATTTCTCTTTATATGAAATTGCTCCTTATTCAAGCGGAATTCCGCAGTTTCGTATTCCATACACATTGCTTAGAGACTATTTAAAGCCTTCTTATCAAAATATTTTGATTGACAACAAGTAA
- a CDS encoding hotdog fold thioesterase gives MSKTLMDSLGIELLEMTEDKVVATMPVDERTHQPFGFLHGGASVALAETVASVGSYNLIDQEKCICFGLEINANHIRSKQDGIVTAIGTPIHRGQSTMVWDIRIIDENDELLCISRCTVAIKEKREK, from the coding sequence ATGTCAAAAACTTTAATGGATTCGCTTGGAATTGAGTTGTTAGAAATGACAGAGGATAAAGTAGTTGCTACAATGCCTGTTGATGAACGCACGCATCAGCCGTTTGGATTTTTACATGGTGGTGCATCTGTTGCATTAGCAGAAACTGTGGCAAGTGTTGGTTCATACAATTTAATTGATCAAGAAAAATGTATTTGTTTCGGATTAGAAATTAATGCAAATCATATTCGCTCAAAGCAAGATGGAATTGTAACAGCAATTGGAACACCGATACATAGAGGACAATCGACAATGGTTTGGGATATTCGCATCATTGATGAAAATGATGAGTTACTATGTATATCAAGATGTACAGTAGCAATTAAAGAAAAACGTGAAAAGTAA
- a CDS encoding glycine--tRNA ligase → MYSMEQVVNLAKHRGFVFPGSEIYGGLANTWDYGPLGIELKNNVKKAWWKKFIQESPHNVGLDAAILMNPKTWIASGHVGNFNDPMIDCKKCKARHRADKLIEDALDAKGIEMVVDGLTFDQMADLMKEHEVKCPDCGSQEFTEIRQFNLMFKTFQGVTESSTNEIFLRPETAQGIFVNFKNVQRSMRKKLPFGIGQIGKSFRNEITPGNFTFRTREFEQMELEFFCKPGEDLEWFAFWRETCKNWLLSLGMTEESMRLRDHGEDELSHYSNATTDIEFRFPFGWGELWGVASRTDFDLKRHMEHSNEDFNYIDPQTNERYVPYCIEPSLGADRVTLAFLCDAYEEEQLENDSRTVLRFHPALAPYKAAILPLSKKLSEGATEVFAELAKDFMVDFDETGSIGKRYRRQDEIGTPFCITYDFDSVEDKAVTVRDRDTMEQVRMPISELKGFLEKKIQF, encoded by the coding sequence ATGTATTCAATGGAACAAGTTGTAAACTTAGCGAAACATCGCGGTTTCGTTTTCCCTGGTTCTGAAATTTACGGTGGTCTTGCAAACACATGGGATTACGGTCCACTTGGAATCGAATTAAAAAATAACGTCAAAAAAGCTTGGTGGAAAAAATTCATTCAAGAATCTCCACACAACGTTGGTTTAGATGCTGCTATTTTAATGAACCCAAAAACTTGGATCGCTTCTGGTCACGTTGGTAACTTTAATGATCCAATGATCGACTGTAAAAAATGTAAAGCTCGTCACCGTGCTGACAAATTAATTGAAGATGCATTAGACGCAAAAGGTATCGAAATGGTCGTTGACGGTCTTACTTTCGACCAAATGGCTGACTTAATGAAAGAACATGAAGTAAAATGCCCAGATTGCGGTAGCCAAGAATTCACGGAAATCCGTCAGTTCAACTTAATGTTCAAAACATTCCAAGGTGTTACAGAGTCTAGCACAAACGAAATCTTCCTTCGTCCTGAAACAGCACAAGGTATTTTCGTAAACTTTAAAAACGTACAACGCTCTATGCGTAAAAAACTTCCATTTGGTATCGGCCAAATCGGTAAAAGTTTCCGTAACGAAATCACACCTGGTAACTTCACATTCCGTACACGTGAATTCGAACAAATGGAACTTGAATTCTTCTGTAAGCCTGGTGAAGATTTAGAGTGGTTCGCATTCTGGCGTGAAACTTGTAAAAACTGGTTACTTTCACTTGGTATGACTGAAGAAAGCATGCGTCTTCGTGACCACGGTGAAGACGAGTTATCTCATTACAGTAACGCAACAACTGATATTGAATTCAGATTCCCATTCGGTTGGGGCGAACTATGGGGCGTTGCATCTCGTACAGACTTCGATTTAAAACGTCATATGGAACACTCTAACGAAGACTTTAACTATATCGATCCACAAACGAATGAGCGTTACGTGCCTTACTGCATCGAGCCATCTCTAGGTGCAGACCGTGTAACATTAGCATTCTTATGTGATGCATATGAAGAAGAGCAATTAGAAAACGATTCTCGTACTGTTCTTCGTTTCCACCCTGCTTTAGCACCATATAAAGCAGCTATCTTACCATTATCTAAAAAGCTATCTGAAGGTGCTACTGAAGTATTCGCAGAACTAGCTAAAGACTTCATGGTAGACTTTGATGAAACTGGTTCTATCGGTAAACGTTACCGTCGTCAAGACGAAATCGGTACTCCATTCTGTATCACATACGACTTCGACTCTGTTGAAGACAAAGCTGTTACAGTACGTGACCGTGACACAATGGAACAAGTTCGTATGCCAATTAGCGAACTAAAAGGTTTCTTAGAGAAAAAAATCCAGTTCTAA